From the genome of Xiphophorus hellerii strain 12219 chromosome 11, Xiphophorus_hellerii-4.1, whole genome shotgun sequence, one region includes:
- the spns3 gene encoding protein spinster homolog 3 — protein MDQKGSVSSHQDTPVPRCSVGSSSGLRYGALVNSVSSLATLPSDKPPISQRRAYVAIAVLCYVNLLNYMERYTIAGVLSEIKDFFDISDSTAGLLQTVFICSFLLLAPLFGYLGDRYNRKYIMLCGLSVWLLTAAGSSFVTKSQFWLLVVLRALVGVGEASYSTVAPTIIGDLFSGGQRSVMICIFYIFIPVGSGLGYITGAGSAYLTGDWRWALKFTSILGLVGFVLMVFWCPNPPRGAAETHGDGVTGQSSYMEDVKYLLKNKSYVWSTLGVTSLAFLTGALAFWLPTFLARAHVTQGLRPSCTTGESCNSTDSYIFGAVTVATGILGGALGTTISRQLRDRFSHADPLICAVGMLGSVPCLFITIFAASSSIPVTYVFIFFGELLLSLNWAVLADILLYVVIPTRRATAEALQITVGHLLGDAGSPYLLGVISDAIRSFNPDTSDFHSLKYSLLLCPFIGILGGVFFLIATMYISEDKKAVQRLVEGVPPQHGPTPDSSVELSNKSNV, from the exons ATGGATCAGAAGGGATCTGTGAGCTCCCATCAGGACACACCGGTTCCTCGATGCAGCGTGGGCTCCAGTTCAGGACTGCGTTACGGCGCTCTGGTGAACAGCGTTTCATCGCTCGCAACGCTCCCTTCAGACAAACCGCCCATTTCACAGAGGCGTGCCTATGTGGCCATAGCTGTGCTCTGCTATGTCAACCTGCTCAACTACATGGAGCGCTACACGATAGCAG GTGTGCTTTCTGAGATCAAGGACTTCTTCGATATCAGTGACAGTACGGCTGGACTGCTGCAAACAG TTTTCATCTGCAGTTTCTTACTCCTGGCCCCTCTCTTTGGTTACCTCGGCGATCGCTACAATCGCAAATACATCATGCTGTGCGGCTTGAGCGTGTGGCTTCTGACTGCAGCTGGCAGCTCCTTTGTCACCAAATCG caaTTCTGGCTTCTGGTTGTGCTGCGAGCGCTCGTCGGCGTCGGGGAGGCCAGCTACTCCACCGTTGCTCCCACCATCATCGGCGACCTCTTCTCAGGGGGTCAGCGGAGCGTCATGATCTGCATCTTCTACATCTTCATCCCTGTGGGAAG cGGTCTCGGATACATCACAGGGGCAGGGAGCGCTTATCTCACGGGGGACTGGCGCTGGGCTCTCAAG ttcaCGTCCATCTTGGGTCTCGTCGGATTCGTCCTGATGGTGTTCTGGTGCCCCAACCCTCCACGAGGGGCAGCAGAAACCCACGGAGACGGAGTGACGGGCCAGAGCTCTTACATGGAGGATGTAAAGTATCTTCTGAAAAA TAAAAGCTACGTGTGGTCGACGCTCGGAGTGACGTCTCTGGCCTTCCTCACCGGAGCGTTGGCTTTCTGGTTGCCCACCTTCCTGGCCAGGGCTCACGTCACCCAGGGCCTCCGACCTTCATGCACTACTGGGGAGAGCTGCAACTCCACAGACAG CTACATATTCGGCGCCGTGACGGTGGCCACAGGCATTCTGGGAGGAGCTCTGGGCACCACCATATCCAGGCAACTCAGGGACAGGTTTTCACACGCGGACCCCCTCATCTGTGCGGTGGGCATGCTCGGATCAGTGCCCTGCCTCTTCATCACCATTTTTGCTGCATCCTCAAGCATTCCAGTCACTTAT GTGTTCATCTTCTTCGGTGAGTTGTTGCTCTCTCTGAACTGGGCGGTCCTGGCTGACATACTGCTG TATGTCGTCATACCAACCAGAAGGGCAACAGCCGAGGCTCTGCAGATCACCGTCGGCCATCTTCTCGGCGACGCTGGCAGTCCGTATCTGTTAGGAGTG ATCTCTGACGCCATACGCTCATTTAATCCTGATACCAGCGACTTCCACAGCCTGAAGTACAGCCTCCTTCTCTGCCCGTTTATTGGGATTCTGGGTGGAGTTTTTTTCCTCATCGCTACCATGTATATCAGTGAAGACAAGAAAGCCGTCCAGCGACTGGTTGaag GTGTTCCACCACAGCATGGCCCGACACCGGATTCCTCTGTGGAGCTGAGCAACAAGagtaatgtgtaa